Proteins encoded in a region of the Geobacillus genomosp. 3 genome:
- a CDS encoding AtpZ/AtpI family protein, producing the protein MSKKQRHPFQAMALMSAIVSQLVGSILIGIFGGRWVDNKFDTEPIFLIVGLLLGLTAGVYAMLRLIRQYFSEE; encoded by the coding sequence ATGTCGAAAAAGCAGCGCCACCCATTTCAAGCTATGGCGTTAATGTCCGCCATCGTCTCCCAGCTTGTCGGCTCGATTTTAATTGGTATTTTTGGCGGAAGATGGGTTGATAATAAGTTTGATACGGAGCCGATCTTTTTAATCGTCGGCTTATTGCTTGGATTGACGGCCGGCGTCTATGCGATGCTGCGGCTGATCCGCCAATATTTCTCTGAGGAGTAA
- the atpB gene encoding F0F1 ATP synthase subunit A, with protein MEHGAPIVEFLGLTFNLSNILMITVTSLIVFIIALAATRSLQLRPKGMQNFIEWVFDFVKGIINSAMDWQTGGRFLTLGVTLIMYIFVANMLGLPFSVHVNGQLWWKSPTADATITLTLAVMVVGLTHYYGIKMKGVSGYLREYTRPMAFLFPLKIIEEFANTLTLGLRLFGNIYAGEILLALLAGLGTNHGVLGAIGGALPMMAWQGFSIFVGSIQAFIFTMLTMVYMAHKVSHDH; from the coding sequence ATGGAACACGGAGCGCCGATTGTTGAATTTTTAGGCCTTACGTTTAATTTATCGAACATTTTGATGATTACGGTTACGAGCTTGATCGTTTTCATCATCGCTTTGGCCGCAACGCGCTCGCTCCAGCTGCGTCCGAAAGGGATGCAAAACTTCATCGAATGGGTCTTTGACTTTGTCAAAGGCATTATCAACAGCGCGATGGACTGGCAGACGGGCGGCCGCTTTTTGACGTTAGGCGTCACGCTCATCATGTATATTTTCGTCGCCAACATGCTCGGGCTGCCGTTTTCCGTCCATGTAAACGGCCAACTTTGGTGGAAATCGCCGACCGCTGATGCGACAATCACCTTGACGCTTGCGGTGATGGTTGTCGGCCTCACTCACTACTACGGCATCAAAATGAAAGGTGTATCTGGATATTTGCGTGAGTACACCCGGCCGATGGCCTTCCTGTTCCCACTGAAAATCATTGAAGAGTTTGCCAATACGCTGACGCTTGGCTTGCGTCTTTTCGGGAACATTTATGCGGGTGAAATTTTGCTTGCCCTGCTCGCCGGGCTCGGCACGAACCATGGCGTGCTTGGCGCGATCGGCGGTGCCCTTCCGATGATGGCATGGCAAGGGTTCAGTATTTTTGTCGGCTCTATCCAAGCGTTTATTTTTACGATGTTAACAATGGTTTATATGGCGCACAAAGTCAGCCATGACCATTAA
- the atpE gene encoding F0F1 ATP synthase subunit C, whose protein sequence is MNLIAAAIAVGLAALGAGIGNGLIVGRTVEGIARQPELRPVLQTTMFIGVALVEALPIIGVVISFIVMNR, encoded by the coding sequence ATGAATTTAATTGCAGCTGCCATTGCAGTAGGTTTAGCGGCGTTAGGCGCCGGTATCGGCAACGGTTTAATCGTCGGTCGTACAGTCGAAGGGATTGCACGTCAACCGGAATTGCGTCCGGTGTTGCAAACGACGATGTTCATCGGGGTTGCGTTAGTTGAGGCGCTTCCAATCATCGGTGTCGTTATTTCCTTCATCGTCATGAACCGTTAA
- a CDS encoding ATP synthase subunit I: protein METFQLMFLRHVKYILYLLAIYTLGVGFTPYKTVFLSLILGTVISLFMLWNLTRKIEKFGQAVAARKKVRTLGTLSRLALAALAAVIVLTYPQHFALVPTVVGLMTSYIVIIIDFLFQKWKKDKLHT, encoded by the coding sequence ATGGAGACCTTTCAATTGATGTTTCTCCGGCATGTCAAGTACATATTGTATTTGCTCGCTATCTACACGCTCGGCGTTGGGTTTACGCCATACAAAACCGTTTTTCTTAGCCTAATTCTTGGTACGGTCATCAGCCTCTTCATGCTTTGGAATTTAACCCGGAAAATCGAAAAATTCGGACAGGCAGTGGCAGCGCGCAAAAAAGTACGCACGCTTGGCACGCTATCGCGTCTAGCCCTCGCCGCATTGGCGGCTGTCATCGTCCTAACGTATCCGCAACATTTTGCCCTTGTGCCAACAGTCGTGGGATTAATGACATCCTATATTGTCATTATAATAGATTTCCTCTTCCAAAAATGGAAAAAAGATAAGCTGCACACATGA
- the atpF gene encoding F0F1 ATP synthase subunit B has protein sequence MLLEANVWVLGEAAHGINSGDIIYQLLMFIILLALLRKFAWQPLMNIMKQREEHIANEIEQAEKRRQEAEKLLEEQRELMKQSRQEAQTLIENARKLAEEQKEQIVASARAEAERVKEAAKQEIEREKEQAMAALREQVASLSVFIASKVIEKELTEQDQRKLIQAYIKDVQEVGGAR, from the coding sequence GTGTTATTGGAGGCAAACGTTTGGGTGCTCGGCGAAGCAGCGCACGGCATCAACAGCGGCGATATCATTTACCAGCTGCTCATGTTCATCATTTTGCTCGCTTTGCTGCGCAAATTCGCTTGGCAGCCGCTAATGAATATCATGAAACAGCGCGAAGAACATATCGCGAATGAAATCGAACAGGCAGAAAAACGTCGCCAAGAGGCGGAAAAACTGCTTGAAGAACAGCGTGAACTGATGAAGCAATCGCGCCAAGAAGCGCAAACGCTCATTGAAAATGCGCGCAAGCTTGCCGAAGAGCAAAAAGAACAAATCGTCGCCTCGGCCCGTGCGGAAGCGGAACGAGTAAAAGAAGCGGCGAAACAAGAAATCGAGCGTGAAAAAGAACAGGCGATGGCCGCGCTCCGCGAACAAGTGGCTTCGTTGTCTGTCTTCATCGCCTCGAAAGTGATTGAAAAAGAATTGACCGAACAAGACCAGCGCAAGCTGATCCAAGCATACATTAAGGACGTTCAAGAGGTAGGAGGAGCGCGATGA